CTAACACTAACACCACTTCCCAACCATTCACACCATTTCCTAGCCTTCGCAAAATGTGTCGCGCACCCCTCGCACTGCGCCTGTGTCTTCTGTGCGCACTACTTCCCCTCTTCGTGCGCCCAGGAGGAAAGAGAAACTCCCCACAAAAGATATACCTAGTGAAGGCCATTCATAGGAAGGACAATCGACCCCCGAACAGGCGGATACACCTTCTAGCAGAACCTCCGCCATCCCTCCAAACGTTTTACCACCCCCATAATAGAGGTAACAGAACCAAACTGTTTTACCTATCCCCAGCCACGAAGAAGTTTGGAAAACTACGCATTGTATTGAGAAGGGTACGTTGCAATGATACGGAAGCATCCAAAAAAGAGAGTCAGGTGAAGGAGGGCGTGAACCTCCCTAAATCAGGCGTCCAAATGGACGGGGAGAAAGACGCTCTAAAAGGATCCTCCAATAGGGCGAATTGCACTGGAAAAATGAACCCAtgcgaaaaggaaggaagaaaagaagataGCAAAGAACATAGCAAAGAACATAGCAAAGAAGAGAGCAAATCACTCCAATCGGCAACCACCCCAATGGACCAACCCAACTCCATCGACTTTTACGTAACCCTATACAAAGATAATCTCCTTAAGCGGCCAAGCAAAATAATGGATATGTCCCCCCCAAGGCAGAACGAACAAacggaacgaaaaaaaaaaaaaaaagaagccacCCTTGATGATATCCTATATGGGGGCCTTCTAAATATTTACAAACCTGTAAATACGTACTCAATGAAAGTTTGCGAGAGGGTTAAAGGGGTTCTTAAGGAACACTTCAAACATGTTtgcaaaatgaatttaaacTTTAAGGTGGGACATGGAGGGACATTAGATCCCTTCGCTGAGGGGGTTCTAGTTATCGGTATacagaaaggaacgaaaaagcTCAgtgattttttaaaatgctacAAAAAGTATTTGGCTCTAGGTCTCTTCGGTTTGGAGACAGATACCCTGGACCGGGAAGGCAATGTAGTAAAGATAAGCAACGAAATgatgaaagggaaaattccCCAAACAGGTACCAACACTCATGATACActtacattaaaaaaaaatattattcacACATTGAATAGACTTATTGGACATGTGTACCAGACACCGCCACTCTACTCAGCCAAGCGAGTCCATGGAATGAGACTCTACGAATACgctcgaaaaaaaattccagtGCATATCAAACCAAGTAAAGTACATATACAGAATTTAAAATACTTAAACCAAGTGgacctccccttttttgacTTAGACATAAAATGCTCTGGCGGCACGTACATACGAAGCCTCGTGCGCGACTTTGCACACGAACTAAACACGCATGCCACGTTAATTAAACTTATTCGTATTCAACAGGGCGAGCAATTTCTATATGAGCACTCTTTACACTACGATGACATAAACATGGAGAATATCAAGAGGCATTTGATTAAACTCTAGAGGTGCACGCGCGAAATCGATACACCAAGTGGGGATGCTTCATAtgccgcatttttttttttttttttttttttttaaagtatcaCCTACATATGATCATACAGATCCGCCGATGTACTCACATAGGATGCTTTATCTCCCCCCCCATTATGGAGATGATAGATGAAGGAGTGATCATCTCACCATCTtcacaaaaggaaaagcgacAAGAACAAATGCTCAACGAGGGGAAATTCCACACCTGTGGGTGGGAAATATATGCACACCCCGAAATATCACACGACAAGCACACTACGCTCTTCATGTCAGTTAAAAAATAGACCCCCCCATCTCATATGAACAGGCAAAGTCAAAGGATTTAAAGTCGCACTCCCTATTTGTTCATTCCACatagaagcaaaaaaaaaaaaaaatagggctaaaaacaaaatggtgaaaatcGGAAAGAAACTGAAAGGGTTCGACGAGGGCATAAACAGGTACGACACACACATAGGGGGCGACGCATCCCAGGAAAAGGATACACAAGTGAGGAACGGAGTTGAAGGAGGAACAGGTCGAGACTCCATTACCCTCCTTGGTGATCATGTCGGAGAACATCTTTCCACAGAAGCAAAAAATAGACGTGGCTCGATCGAAGATACCCTTCCAAATAACTGCGATAGCAATGTAGACCAAGAAGACATAAACGCGTACGTCGAACGAACTGACACGTCCACCCTCTTAACACTCCTTCTGTACAAAGTTTTAATAACGAGACCAAAAAACGTAATCGATTATATTACGGATGAATTAGCAATTCTGATTAACCACGAAccagaaataaaagaaacaaaaaagaataggGACATTGGGAGGGACTCACCCAATAGTACTCCATTCCAAGACAACATGGATGGCCAACCCAATCCGCTAGGCGAAGGCGATTTCTCACTAAAGTACACGCCGACTGAGTTGATAAAACATAAAACATTCCTTGGTGAGAGTTTTATTACGCTGGATGATTTATTCGATGCAGTGAAGCagataaaaattgaaaactGCGATAAAGTCTACTTTAATagtttattaaaaattttacgcCCCTTCAAAAATGCTGAAAATAAGCGCATCCTCCGCAAGGAAAATGTGCAGCCCAACGAGTGTATACCACTTAACTGGGCTCTCTACCTCACCACCACCTTTTACAATAACTGTATTGGTGGTGCGTCCGGTGTGTAGCAGGATCTGTCCATTTCTTTCACAACTCCAGGTTGGCTAGTTTCGGATGCCCCTAAATTGGAGATCTACTTGACTcagttttgtattttttttttttttttttttttctccatttggctagccaagttttgtatttttttttttttttttttttctccatttggctagccaagttttttttttttttttttttttttttttttttttttattctcccatttggctagctgagCAATAACCATTTGAacatttttccgttttacCTGACTGTGCActgaaccttttttttttttttttcattttatttttcttcgccTTTGTGGAATTAACCCGGCGAATGGCCTGTTCAGTGTGGCTAACTATGGAAAGCGGATTTACCAAAACGCGTTCGGTAAGGATGTTCTTATCAAACATTcgggtaggaaaaaaaacaaaaaaaaaaaaagtggcaacGATTATGTGCGCCCTTCTTTACCGTCCAGACGAGTGTCGTGGTATGTGTAGCGGGATTGTAACAAACATGCAAGGGCGCCCCTCCAGATGCAAACATGGAAGAACGCACGGACAGTCACATACGCAAACTCCACTGATCGGCAGAATCGCAGACGAGGAACCAAACGGGCAATTACGCATCGTCGTCGAATTTatcaataattttttgaagcGAAATCTTTGTCTGCGGCTTCGGGTCAGGCGGCAAATACTGCATTTGTAGCCTAGTGAggggggaaagagaaggaaaaaatcaatgTGTACATGATCCAAAAGGATGAACGCGCAGAAATTCTACTACACAACAGTGCACATATGCAAACTGGAAGCAAGGCAAACCCTTTGCCACAGAAACTCACTTGGTGAGCGGCTCGCTCGTGTTGTTTTCGCTCCTCAAACTTCGCAAACTCCGCAGTGTGGCGGAGCCCTGCTCTTTCTTCTGCTGATGGGAATGGGTATCCCTTCGCAACTTTGGCCTATTAACCAGCCCCAAGTCGGGCGGCATCATCATGTAGTCCATCGGTTTACTCATCAGCTCATCCATCAGTTTTGCACAATTTCCATTATCCCCCCACTCCCCTCCTTCGTCTCCTCTCCGTATATTCACATCATTTGTTTGCTTTGACAAAGGAGTTAACTTTGCACTTTGGCAATGATTTAAATTGCCCCCcatttccacttccttctcctccaaaTGGTCTGTATAGATATACTCACCACTGGCataatctcttcttccctgttggaaaaatttttcgaTGATGGCATTTGTGTTCACTCGACTGTCTTGTTCCGTTTGACCCTCACATGGGAGTTCATCGCTGCTAGCCCGTTCATCAGAAGGGGAATTTTTCAAACCGTCTCCGTCGGGGACATTGTTCAAATATCCTTGGTAATCGTCGTAAAGGTATTTCTCTTCCCAATATGCATCTCCCTTCAAATGGGATTTACGACTTTGTCTGTTATGTGCCCTTTCAATCTCAGTGTTTtggattttccccttctccaaACCATCACCTTTGAAATGATATTGTTTGGAGGAGAGCATCTCTCCAGTGTAGTTTCTTCCGTTGCTCCCATTTGAACACCCGCCATAGAGGCCCTCTTCCGATGAGAAGGTTCCATTCGTACTGATGCTTTTCCTTAGTGTACCTCCTTCAAAGTTATCACCTCTGGCGTCTCCATTGGAATGGTCATCCTTTATGCTATTACACGAGTCTATCAGAAACTGTCCATCAGCATAGTCACCATCACGATCACCATCACCATCATGGCCGCCCATACGATGagctccttcccttttttccaactgCATAGATACCCCCCATTTCATATCTTCATTGCTCCTCGTGTCTCgcaatttccttttcacaaTTGAATGGCTATCCCTCAGGATGTGGTTGCTCTGCAGATCATCTTTCCCCTCCACACCCGAGTTGCACAAGGCCTTATCTACTGCATCCGTCCATTCAGATATGAAGTTCTTCTCATTGGGGCCAAATGGAGTAACTCCCTCGTCTACTTTCCTACATGATTGTCCCtccatttcctcctcttcttcttccatcatTGGATCGGATTCATCCATGAAACCATTCCGATTCACAATCACTTTGTTCGTCGAATCTACCGGTCCACTTGTCGCTTCCTCTCCATGATGTATCCCTTCTAGCTGTCTCCCTCGTGGACACTTCAAAATTTGATTAAAAATTGCAATGTTCTTTCCCCTCTTAACAATAAATGCGTTAGCGGCATCGTTCCCGTGGCTGTTGCAGTAATTCTTGGCGGAGAACAAAGTGAGCAGACGCCGATTATAGCTGTATCTGTACCCCTCCTGCACACACTCATGCCCTCGAATAATCAtcttcaatttgtttttcttcaaaaaacaAGACAATCTCCTTTGTCCAAATTTTAGTGTGATTTCCCCTCTACTTGAAGGAATAGTATCTCCCCCtggttttactttttccaaaagaagcatatcttcttcatcctcatAATTTATCGGATCAGACCACAATGTGTCGATAATTATTTTCTGAACACGTtcatattcatttttgcttGTTCTGTCTACACATTGCGGGACCACAATTGGTTTATGGACATCGGAAAAGTCTTCTATGTTTTCCAGGCTGTCTCCAATACCTGCATGTACACACAGTATGCTTTGACCTACTAACACGGACAGAGGTAGAAACTCCAACGCATCATTAATCCGATTGAATAATTCATATGCATGAGCTTGTATCACCTCCCCTTGGTATCTTATCAACCCtcctctttttatatttctttccatCTTCTTCTCTATATCTCCATAGAACCCATGAACGTAATTAAATAACCTTTCCTCATGATTCCCC
Above is a window of Plasmodium knowlesi strain H genome assembly, chromosome: 6 DNA encoding:
- a CDS encoding tRNA pseudouridine synthase, putative; the protein is MCRAPLALRLCLLCALLPLFVRPGGKRNSPQKIYLVKAIHRKDNRPPNRRIHLLAEPPPSLQTFYHPHNRGNRTKLFYLSPATKKFGKLRIVLRRVRCNDTEASKKESQVKEGVNLPKSGVQMDGEKDALKGSSNRANCTGKMNPCEKEGRKEDSKEHSKEHSKEESKSLQSATTPMDQPNSIDFYVTLYKDNLLKRPSKIMDMSPPRQNEQTERKKKKKEATLDDILYGGLLNIYKPVNTYSMKVCERVKGVLKEHFKHVCKMNLNFKVGHGGTLDPFAEGVLVIGIQKGTKKLSDFLKCYKKYLALGLFGLETDTLDREGNVVKISNEMMKGKIPQTGTNTHDTLTLKKNIIHTLNRLIGHVYQTPPLYSAKRVHGMRLYEYARKKIPVHIKPSKVHIQNLKYLNQVDLPFFDLDIKCSGGTYIRSLVRDFAHELNTHATLIKLIRIQQGEQFLYEHSLHYDDINMENIKRHLIKL